The Misgurnus anguillicaudatus chromosome 21, ASM2758022v2, whole genome shotgun sequence genome includes a window with the following:
- the LOC129419032 gene encoding E3 ubiquitin-protein ligase TRIM39-like, giving the protein MAESSPTSPRRTRRKSTEEHPNLSSSSVSLSEELQCCVCLDVFNDPVSTPCGHNFCRICLKQCWDNSQIYSCPYCKETFSKRPELKINTTLKEITLIFKEKFSLRRSEVLCDICDERKLKALKSCLMCQTSYCETHLEPHQRVLNLKKHKLMDPVENIKDYICEKHERPLELFCRDDQTCVCVFCTDGDHKNHNTVPLEEESKEKKTQLMKTQTDIQQMIQKRIKKIQDIKHSAELRKRSREQEKAASVEVFSDLIRSIERCQTELLEMMEEEQKAEEKQDEDLIKDLEQEITELKWRDSELEKIKHSEDHLHLIQIDSSSLCRAPDMKNWSEISMKTHVSVETLRRALTQLQETLNEKLTQTVLMKMQQYAVDVTLDPDTAHPNLILSEDRKQVKHGDIKHKLPDNPERFDRCPNVLGKEGFTSGRFYFEVQVKDKTEWDLGVARESINRKGKITLTPQNGFWTVCLRNENEYKACAGPSVSLCLKVKPQKVGVFVDYEEGLVCFYDVESRSHIYSFTDQTFTEKLFPFFSPSLHDGGKNSAPLIISPVHYNK; this is encoded by the exons ATGGCAGAATCTTCACCAACATCACCAAGACGGACCAGAAGAAAGAGTACGGAGGAACATCCAA ATCTGTCATCCTCCAGTGTTTCTCTGTCTGAAGAGCTTCAGTGTTGTGTGTGTCTGGATGTGTTCAATGATCCAGTCAGCACTCCATGTGGACACAACTTCTGCAGGATCTGTCTGAAACAGTGCTGGGACAACAGTCAGATCTACAGCTGTCCATACTGTAAAGAAACATTCAGTAAAAGACCAGAACTCAAGATCAACACAACACTTAAAGAGATCACGCTGATCTTTAAAGAAAAGTTCAGTCTGAGAAGATCTGAAGTCCTCTGTGACATCTGTGATGAAAGAAAACTGAAAGCCCTGAAGTCCTGCCTGATGTGTCAGACATCTTACTGTGAAACTCACCTGGAGCCTCACCAGAGAGTCCTGAACTTAAAGAAACACAAACTGATGGATCCTGTGGAGAATATAAAGGACTATATATGTGAGAAACATGAGAGACCTCTGGAGCTCTTCTGTAGAGATGATCagacatgtgtttgtgtgttttgtactGATGGAGATCACAAGAATCACAACACTGTTCCTCTAGAGGAGGAGAGTAAAGAGAAGAAG ACTCAACTGAtgaagacacagacagacattcAGCAGATGATCCAGAAGAGAATCAAGAAGATTCAAGACATCAAACACTCAGCAGAACTCAGAAAA AGAAGCAGAGAGCAGGAGAAAGCAGCGAGTGTTGAGGTCTTTAGTGATCTTATCAGATCCATTGAGAGATGTCAGACTGAGCTGCTGGAGATGATGGAGGAGGAACAGAAAGCAGAAGAGAAACAGGATGAAGATCTCATTAAAGATCTGGAGCAGGAGATCACTGAACTGAAGTGGAGAGACAGTGAACTGGAGAAGATCAAACACAGTGAAGATCATCTTCATCTTATACAG ATTGACTCATCATCACTGTGCAGAGCTCCAGACATGAAGAACTGGTCTGAGATCAGTATGAAGACTCATGTGAGTGTGGAGACTCTGAGGAGAGCTCTGACTCAACTACAGGAGACTCTCAATGAGAAACTCACACAAACTG TGTTGATGAAGATGCAGCAGTATGCAG TGGATGTGACTCTGGATCCTGATACAGCTCATCCAAATCTCATCCTGTCTGAAGATAGAAAACAAGTGAAACATGGAGACATTAAACATAAACTCCCAGATAATCCAGAGAGATTTGATAGGTGTCCCAATGTCCTGGGAAAAGAGGGATTCACCTCAGGGAGATTTTATTTTGAGGTTCAGGTGAAGGACAAAACTGAATGGGATTTAGGAGTGGCCAGAGAATCTATTAACAGAAAGGGAAAGATCACACTGACTCCTCAGAATGGATTCTGGACTGTGTGTCTGAGGAATGAGAATGAATATAAAGCCTGTGCTGGTCCCTCTGTCTCTCTGTGTCTGAAAGTGAAACCACAGAAGGTCGGGGTGTTTGTGGATTATGAGGAGggtttggtttgtttttatGATGTAGAGTCCAGGTCTCATATCTACTCTTTCACTGATCAAACTTTCACTGAGAAACTCTTTCCTTTCTTCAGCCCATCTCTTCATGATGGCGGTAAAAATTCAGCTCCTCTGATCATCTCACCTGTTCATTACAACAAATGA